Proteins from a single region of Fischerella sp. PCC 9605:
- a CDS encoding AAA-like domain-containing protein: MTAYRYQVGGSLTVDAPTYVVRKADTELLDALIAGEFCYVFHSRQMGKSSLLFRTRYLLEQQGFRSAFLDMTRIGSENISSNQWYKGIIWELWRNFDLEVNLKAWAQQVKDLSPVQQLSLFIEEILLPAFPQEQLFIFVDEIDSVLNLDFLVDDFFALIRSCYNQRAVNPAYQRLNFALFGVATPSHLIQDRHRTPFNIGRGIELHGFELGEVVTLGQGLAGFVDDVQAVLKRILYWTNGQPFLVQKLCQLIVEEMESLQERQTCTCEARSQKSQLIQDSKLLTSSSSQLVDRIVRARIINNWETQDNPEHLRTIRARIESNERRAAQILNIYQQILNTQQNNDNCSSIAADNSREQIELLLSGLVIQQQGYLHIKCHIYQEIFNLKWVEQRLAALRPYSQTFNAWIVSNQQDESRLLRGQALQDALSWSRGKSLSDLDYRFLAACQDLEQQQIRMVLEAKVAQQVKARLALEKRNTRQLNLILSLVSVALLISTGLGLALFMQYRRALNLEKQLTFPVKCQKLISEFDKLTLNC; encoded by the coding sequence ATGACTGCCTATCGCTATCAGGTTGGCGGAAGTTTAACGGTTGATGCACCAACTTATGTGGTGCGTAAAGCCGATACCGAACTTTTGGATGCATTGATAGCAGGGGAGTTTTGCTATGTGTTCCATTCACGGCAGATGGGCAAATCGTCCCTGCTGTTCCGCACTCGCTACCTGCTAGAACAACAGGGGTTTCGGAGTGCCTTTCTCGACATGACCCGCATTGGCAGCGAAAATATCTCATCCAATCAGTGGTACAAAGGCATTATTTGGGAGCTATGGCGCAACTTCGACTTAGAGGTTAATCTCAAAGCTTGGGCACAGCAAGTTAAGGATCTTTCGCCTGTTCAACAACTTAGCCTATTTATAGAAGAAATTCTCCTGCCTGCATTTCCCCAGGAGCAACTATTCATCTTCGTAGACGAGATTGATAGTGTCCTTAATCTGGACTTTTTAGTCGATGATTTTTTTGCGCTTATTCGCTCCTGCTACAACCAACGGGCTGTCAACCCGGCTTATCAACGTTTGAATTTTGCCTTGTTTGGGGTTGCTACTCCCTCGCATCTGATTCAGGACCGACACCGCACTCCCTTCAACATTGGTCGAGGCATTGAGTTACACGGCTTCGAGTTAGGAGAAGTTGTGACCCTTGGCCAAGGCTTAGCGGGTTTTGTAGATGATGTGCAAGCGGTTCTCAAACGAATTTTGTACTGGACAAACGGTCAGCCATTTCTAGTACAGAAGCTTTGTCAGTTGATTGTAGAGGAGATGGAAAGCTTACAGGAGCGGCAGACATGTACATGCGAAGCCAGAAGTCAAAAGTCACAATTAATACAAGATTCAAAGCTTCTCACCTCCTCATCTTCCCAACTGGTTGACCGAATTGTGCGAGCGCGCATCATTAACAATTGGGAAACTCAAGACAATCCTGAACATCTGCGAACTATTCGCGCTCGCATTGAAAGCAACGAGCGGCGTGCGGCGCAAATACTTAACATCTATCAGCAAATTTTAAACACTCAACAGAACAATGATAACTGTTCATCGATCGCTGCCGACAATAGCCGTGAACAAATTGAACTTTTGCTGTCTGGGTTAGTAATCCAACAGCAGGGATACCTCCACATCAAATGCCACATCTATCAGGAAATTTTCAATCTCAAATGGGTAGAGCAACGGCTTGCAGCCTTACGTCCCTATTCACAAACTTTCAATGCCTGGATCGTGTCAAATCAGCAGGATGAATCGCGATTGCTACGAGGTCAGGCATTGCAAGATGCACTCTCGTGGTCACGGGGGAAGAGCTTGAGCGATTTGGATTATCGCTTTTTGGCTGCCTGTCAGGATTTGGAGCAGCAACAAATCCGTATGGTTTTGGAAGCCAAAGTAGCACAACAAGTCAAGGCTCGCCTGGCATTGGAGAAACGAAACACCCGACAGCTGAATTTGATTCTTTCACTAGTCAGTGTAGCTCTGCTGATTTCGACTGGCTTGGGCTTGGCGTTATTTATGCAATATCGTAGGGCGTTGAACCTAGAAAAGCAGCTGACTTTTCCCGTTAAGTGTCAAAAACTCATTTCAGAATTTGATAAACTAACTTTGAATTGTTGA
- a CDS encoding iron uptake porin: MFNHQWKLWDRLLLILPITCSVLLLTKTPANANDLIKNPDELAGKSSGTKLVGQPLNVKPAIAQTPQKNAIATEESLSAQEFVSPEMEQVNSVSQLSDVNPTDWAFAALQSLVERYGCIAGYPNRTYGGDRAMTRYEFAAGLHACLDRIKELIATSTADLVNKQDLETLRKLQQEFAPELAVLRNRVDSLEAKAATLEANQFSTTTKLFGNAIFAVSDVFGEDGGTNQSVFQYRANLNLASSFTGRDVLLMSLFSGNVPLGTVQQQQGLITGPFNLAGVDVDIPGVATVRNSTAEGTLSSQFGANTSNGVLLAVLAYSFPLTDDLNVAIVNSFAPFQLYAPTLNPYFDDKDAGTGAISVFGEYNPIYTLSGGGTGVILNYKIGSSLTLTGGYLADGFVAGNPNRGLFNGGYGALGQLTWNVTDNFSVAGVYTNDYAPPRGRFGFNYNALAVTGTAVANTLAGQDPFSPVVTNGYGVQFSWKVNPGFAVNGWFSTFYPRLIGQGDGNILTYALNFAFPDFGKKGNLLGFVFGAEPYLTDFDGGNPQAFKVDVPLHIEGFYRYQLTDRISITPGVIWLTAPNQDRDNGSDIIATLRTTFQF; this comes from the coding sequence ATGTTCAATCATCAATGGAAGTTGTGGGATAGGCTGTTACTTATTTTGCCAATTACTTGCAGTGTTTTGCTGTTGACTAAAACGCCAGCAAATGCAAATGACTTGATCAAAAATCCCGATGAATTAGCAGGAAAATCATCTGGAACAAAATTGGTTGGACAGCCTTTGAATGTAAAGCCAGCGATCGCACAAACACCACAAAAAAACGCGATCGCAACTGAAGAATCATTGTCGGCACAAGAGTTTGTTTCTCCAGAAATGGAGCAGGTAAACTCGGTTTCTCAACTCTCCGATGTCAACCCCACGGACTGGGCATTTGCTGCTTTGCAATCTCTAGTTGAGCGTTACGGCTGTATCGCAGGCTATCCCAATCGCACCTATGGCGGTGATCGAGCCATGACGCGCTATGAATTTGCTGCTGGGTTACATGCCTGCCTGGATCGTATTAAGGAATTGATTGCCACCTCAACCGCAGATTTGGTCAACAAACAAGACCTAGAAACGCTGAGAAAACTTCAACAAGAGTTTGCACCAGAACTCGCAGTGCTACGCAATCGGGTTGATAGCTTAGAAGCTAAGGCTGCGACTCTAGAAGCGAATCAATTTTCAACCACAACTAAACTATTCGGCAACGCCATCTTTGCAGTATCTGATGTGTTTGGTGAGGATGGCGGTACCAACCAAAGCGTTTTTCAATATCGGGCTAATTTGAACTTGGCTTCCAGTTTTACGGGTAGAGATGTGCTGTTGATGAGTTTATTCTCAGGCAATGTTCCCCTAGGCACAGTTCAACAACAACAAGGTTTGATTACTGGTCCGTTCAACTTAGCAGGTGTCGATGTCGATATTCCTGGCGTTGCTACTGTTAGAAACTCCACAGCGGAAGGAACATTATCGTCACAATTTGGTGCTAACACATCGAATGGAGTTTTGCTGGCCGTACTTGCTTACAGCTTTCCCCTCACCGATGATTTGAATGTTGCTATAGTTAACAGTTTTGCTCCGTTCCAACTGTATGCGCCGACCCTAAATCCTTATTTCGATGACAAGGACGCTGGCACCGGGGCAATCAGCGTATTTGGTGAGTACAACCCAATTTATACCCTTTCTGGTGGAGGTACAGGCGTTATTCTCAACTACAAAATTGGAAGTTCTCTGACTTTAACGGGAGGTTATCTTGCCGATGGTTTTGTCGCAGGAAATCCCAACAGAGGACTGTTCAATGGTGGCTATGGGGCATTGGGACAGCTGACGTGGAACGTGACGGACAACTTCTCTGTTGCAGGCGTTTATACCAATGACTATGCGCCACCGAGGGGGCGGTTTGGCTTTAACTACAATGCCTTGGCTGTCACCGGTACCGCCGTTGCCAATACCCTAGCAGGTCAAGACCCTTTTTCCCCAGTAGTTACCAACGGCTATGGGGTGCAGTTTTCCTGGAAAGTCAATCCAGGCTTTGCTGTAAATGGCTGGTTTAGTACCTTTTATCCTCGCTTAATTGGTCAGGGCGATGGCAATATTCTCACTTATGCCCTCAACTTCGCCTTCCCCGATTTTGGAAAAAAAGGCAATCTTTTGGGGTTTGTCTTTGGTGCAGAACCCTACCTCACCGATTTTGATGGCGGCAATCCTCAAGCATTTAAAGTGGATGTGCCCCTACATATCGAAGGCTTCTACCGCTATCAGCTTACTGACAGAATTTCTATTACTCCTGGGGTTATTTGGCTAACCGCGCCCAACCAAGACCGGGATAACGGCAGCGATATTATTGCCACTCTTAGGACAACTTTTCAGTTTTAA